In one Fibrobacter sp. genomic region, the following are encoded:
- a CDS encoding ParB N-terminal domain-containing protein — MPKEQPKIDYKELQELMLLQPQLMPIKDIAPNNGQIPEVPKNPRLIHNEKFRKLKESITNDPEFMAVRELMVYFYDGKYITIGGNMRYHACRELQKEAVPCKILPEDTPKEKLIKWALLDNASFGDWDWEALANEWDKGLLDSCCIDLPEVGEVEPEEEAKEDGFDVKAAARKEAVSKLGDIYKLGNHRLICGDSTKQETIAILMGADQADCIITDPPYNVNYEGSNGKKIENDNMADAAFQDFLTDAFNAANNHLKPGGVFYIWHADSEGYNFRTAAKRVGWKVRQCLIWRKNSLVLGRQDYQWIHEPCQPAGTMVLTTEGEKPIELLTENDRVVSFDSLSGQVKGYRNGGYAIKTASREYSGNIYSVKVGDKTTKTTDNHQFSVRFNNDAKNKYCTYLMKRGNWWRVGISRTYDARQFGLKTRFHNEQAEAAWIISIHEDNTEAQIMEQIITCKYGIPYTIWETNAMSRKMKRSQKQVEEIYSKLNLQEMEKNANRLLEDFGRSSKYPLLTKETARQKFSRRVTAKINACNLLPGIMQLPIPKKNEHGEQNFEWNDIDSVTYTNEVCRVYSLAVDKYEHYIADGIITHNCLYGWKDGAGHYFIGRRDLTTIQETAEELDIEKLTKQEMKDLIQKMLNIPTTIMDEKKPSKSEDHPTMKPIPLIGRQVKNSTLPGQLVLDMFGGSGTTLIACEQLGRRCASVEFDPVYCDVIVRRWEELTGCQAEYLGNFMNEKEKEE, encoded by the coding sequence ATGCCTAAAGAACAGCCGAAAATCGACTACAAGGAACTCCAGGAACTCATGCTCCTGCAGCCACAGCTCATGCCGATAAAGGACATCGCGCCAAACAACGGCCAGATACCGGAGGTGCCAAAGAACCCGAGACTCATCCATAACGAAAAGTTTAGGAAGCTGAAGGAGAGCATAACGAACGATCCGGAATTCATGGCGGTGCGCGAGCTCATGGTCTATTTCTACGACGGGAAATACATCACCATCGGAGGAAACATGAGATACCATGCCTGCCGGGAGCTGCAGAAGGAGGCCGTGCCTTGTAAGATTCTTCCGGAGGACACCCCAAAGGAGAAGCTCATCAAATGGGCCCTCCTGGATAACGCATCATTCGGAGACTGGGACTGGGAGGCATTGGCGAACGAGTGGGACAAGGGCCTGCTCGATTCCTGCTGCATCGACCTTCCGGAGGTCGGAGAGGTTGAGCCGGAGGAGGAAGCCAAAGAGGACGGATTCGACGTGAAGGCAGCTGCCAGGAAAGAGGCCGTGTCCAAACTGGGAGACATCTACAAGCTCGGAAACCACAGACTTATCTGCGGAGACTCGACGAAGCAGGAAACCATCGCAATCCTCATGGGGGCAGACCAGGCCGACTGCATCATCACCGATCCACCATACAACGTGAACTATGAGGGAAGCAACGGAAAGAAGATCGAGAACGACAACATGGCCGACGCAGCCTTTCAAGATTTTCTAACAGACGCATTCAATGCCGCAAACAACCACCTCAAGCCGGGCGGAGTCTTCTACATCTGGCACGCGGACAGCGAGGGCTACAACTTCCGAACAGCGGCAAAGCGCGTGGGGTGGAAGGTTCGCCAATGCCTAATCTGGAGAAAGAACAGCCTGGTGCTCGGTCGCCAGGATTACCAGTGGATCCATGAGCCATGCCAACCTGCAGGCACTATGGTATTAACAACAGAAGGAGAGAAACCTATAGAGCTGCTTACAGAAAATGACCGGGTAGTCTCATTCGATTCATTGAGTGGCCAGGTAAAAGGATACAGAAACGGAGGCTATGCAATCAAAACTGCAAGCAGAGAATACTCCGGGAATATCTACAGCGTTAAAGTCGGAGACAAGACAACAAAAACAACGGATAACCACCAGTTCTCTGTGCGATTCAATAATGATGCAAAAAACAAGTACTGCACATACCTCATGAAGAGGGGAAACTGGTGGAGAGTTGGAATTAGCCGAACCTATGATGCACGTCAGTTCGGACTAAAAACAAGATTCCATAATGAGCAGGCAGAAGCAGCATGGATTATATCCATCCATGAAGACAATACAGAGGCACAGATAATGGAACAGATTATAACTTGCAAGTACGGAATCCCTTATACAATCTGGGAGACAAACGCAATGAGCAGGAAAATGAAGAGAAGCCAGAAGCAGGTTGAGGAAATCTATAGCAAGTTGAACCTCCAGGAAATGGAGAAAAACGCGAATAGACTGCTTGAGGACTTCGGAAGATCATCAAAGTATCCGTTATTAACAAAAGAAACAGCAAGGCAGAAATTCAGCCGGAGAGTTACTGCAAAAATCAACGCGTGTAACCTTTTGCCTGGAATTATGCAGCTCCCAATACCAAAGAAAAACGAGCACGGAGAACAGAACTTTGAATGGAATGACATCGACAGCGTTACATACACTAATGAGGTGTGTAGGGTTTATTCTCTTGCTGTTGATAAATACGAACACTACATTGCAGACGGAATCATTACTCACAATTGCTTGTATGGATGGAAAGACGGGGCAGGCCACTACTTCATCGGCCGACGCGACCTAACCACAATCCAGGAAACAGCGGAGGAACTGGACATCGAGAAACTGACAAAGCAGGAAATGAAGGATTTAATCCAAAAGATGCTCAACATTCCTACAACAATCATGGATGAGAAGAAGCCATCAAAGAGCGAAGACCATCCTACCATGAAGCCGATACCGCTGATCGGTCGCCAGGTAAAGAACAGCACACTGCCGGGACAGCTCGTCCTGGATATGTTCGGAGGATCCGGAACGACACTGATAGCCTGCGAGCAACTGGGCAGAAGATGCGCGTCCGTGGAATTCGATCCCGTATATTGCGACGTGATCGTGAGAAGATGGGAGGAGCTCACCGGGTGCCAGGCTGAGTACCTGGGCAATTTCATGAACGAAAAGGAGAAGGAGGAATAA
- a CDS encoding DUF5681 domain-containing protein encodes MTKEHITGYQFQKGQSGNPSGSSQKKRREKAARLVAEQQLREMLGIDGFKKLNKKELTQNDMDFWDSKLISMGTPELQALAKMDECPIYAKNQAFSLLLDMKNGRTTTLDKIRERICGKPVQRVELTGKDGEALINSKVMTAQEAKELYNKMNSEI; translated from the coding sequence ATGACAAAGGAACACATCACCGGGTACCAGTTCCAGAAAGGACAGAGCGGGAACCCGAGCGGGAGCTCGCAGAAGAAACGCAGGGAGAAGGCCGCAAGACTTGTGGCCGAGCAGCAGCTGCGCGAGATGTTGGGAATCGACGGATTCAAGAAACTGAACAAGAAGGAGCTCACCCAGAATGACATGGACTTCTGGGACAGCAAGCTCATATCCATGGGAACACCGGAGCTCCAGGCCCTGGCAAAGATGGATGAGTGCCCGATTTATGCGAAAAACCAGGCATTCAGTCTCCTGCTCGACATGAAGAACGGACGAACCACAACCCTGGATAAAATCCGCGAGCGCATCTGCGGCAAGCCAGTACAGAGGGTGGAGCTAACCGGAAAGGACGGGGAGGCCCTCATCAACTCCAAGGTCATGACAGCCCAGGAAGCAAAGGAACTTTATAACAAGATGAACAGCGAAATCTAA